One Nerophis lumbriciformis linkage group LG21, RoL_Nlum_v2.1, whole genome shotgun sequence DNA segment encodes these proteins:
- the tomm7 gene encoding mitochondrial import receptor subunit TOM7 homolog isoform X2 codes for MTKIRKETKQRLQQLFQCGQFVIRWGFIPTVLYLGFKRGADPGMPDPTVLSLLWG; via the exons ATGACGAAAATAAGGAAAGAGACCAAGCAGCGGCTCCAGCAGCTCTTCCAGTGCGGCCAGTTCGTCATCCGATGGGGTTTTATTCCCACCGTGCTCTACTTGG gctTCAAACGGGGAGCAGATCCAGGAATGCCAGATCCCACAGTCTTGAG TTTACTTTGGGGATGA